The window GGGGGGAATGGGTTGAGTCAGAGAAGGATATAGGAGCAGAGGCGGTGCGTTTCTTCGAGCAGTTGTTTAGCGCCCCACAGGTGATGTCGTCTCCGGACTTGCTTAAGCATCTTTCGAGGGTATTGACATCTGGGGACATTGAAGCATTAGAACAGGTCCCGTCTCCTGAGGAGATTCGGCGGGTGGTGTTTGAGATGGATGGGGATAGTGCGGCGGGTCCGGATGGTTACACGGGGAGATTCTTTACGTCGGCATGGCCAATTGTGGGCGATGATGTGGGCAAGGCTATAGGTAGTTTCTTCTGTGGTGCTGAGTTGCCTAGGGCAATCACTGCGACTTCCATTGTCCTCATCCCGAAAATTGCTCATCCCCAGGACTTTTCGCAGTTCAGACCGATTAGTTTGTGCAACTTCGTGAATAAAGTGATTTCAAGAATTCTAGCTGACCGATTAGCTACGGTTCTACCGAGGCTCATTTCCCCACAGCAAAGTGGGTTCGTGCGGGGGCGGCTTATATCGGAAAATTTCTTGCTGGCACAGGAACTTATGTCTAGTATGGGCAAGGTGTCTGGGAGGGGTAAAGTGGCTCTCAAGCTTGATATGTCTAAGGCGTACGATCGGGTTTCGTGGGTGTTTTTAACTCAGGTATTGCGGAAATTTGGATTTGGCGAACGGTGGATCGACATGGTCTGGAGGCTGGTCTCAAATGTCTGGTTTTCTGTCTTAGTGAATGGGGCTGGTGTGGGCTTCTTCAAGGCTTCACGGGGACTCTGCCAAGGGGACCCGCTGTCCCCAGGTTTATTCATTCTGGGTACGGAGGTGTTGTCCCGGTCTCTGAACAAATTGTTGGACAATTGGGATTTTAAGTGTTTTTCGGTTCCTCGGGGTTGCCCTAAGATTACTCATCTCTGTTATGCTGATGATGTCATCATCTTTTCAAGTGCTTGTCCTACCTCGTTGCAGTGCATCATGCGGACGATTAGAGGGTATGAGGAAGTGTCGGGCCAGCAGATTAATGTTCAAAAGAGTGGATTCTTGGTACATGATAAGTTGCCGGCTCAGTGTGTGGCTAGGGTGCGGCGGGCTACGGGATTTACAGCTAAGGCATTCCCGGTTCGGTACTTGGGATGCCCGCTATTTGTTGGGCGGCGGAAGAGTGGGTATTTTATGGAATTAGTGCAATCAGTGGTTAATAAGATCTCAACCTGGAGGGCTAGATGTCTTTCCGTTGGGGGTCGCATTATTCTCATTAAGCATGTCCTATCCGCAATGCCGGTTCATTTGTTGATGGCCGCGTGCCCCCCGAAAGGTGTCTTGGCTATGGCTGAACGAGCTATGGCAAATTTCCTATGGGGGGAGAGGGAGAATGGTTTCCGATATCATTGGGTAAAGTGGAAGGATCTGTGCGTCAATAAGTCGCAGGGGGACTTAGGTGTGCATTCATTATCAGAGGTGTGCACTGCATTCTCCTTCAAATTATGGTGGAGGTTCCGTACGAGTGACTGTTTATGGGCCACGTTTTTGCGTGCTAAGTACTGTCGTCAAAATCACCCGTGCATGGTGGAGGCTCCCCCGGGCAACTCATATGTGTGGCACCGTATGCTAAAAGTTCGGGATATGGCAGAACAAAACCTTTGTTGGTAGGTACGGGCGGGACATTGTAATTTCTGGTTCGATAACTGGTTAGGTTCTGGCCCATTGAGTCAGCGAGTGGAGAGTGTATCGGATCATGCGGTACTGGATTTCGTAGTGGATGGACGGTGGGATCAAACTAGGTTGTGACAGTGGGTCCCGGAGACTATTGCTGCCGAAATTCTCAGGAATCCCGTCTCGGCGTGAAAGGGGCTAGATAGTGCATATTGGTGTTTGACGAAGGCTGGGGATTTTTCGTTGGCTTCGACATATCTCTTATTGAGTGACCAACGACCGGCTTCGTTCATGTTTGATAGGATTTGGCATTCTTGGTTGCCTGTCAAAATATCCTTTTTCATGATGCGCGTGTTGCGGAGTCGGTTGCCTCTAGCGTCTGCATTAGGGAGACTAAACGTGCACGGTTCTTCAAAGTGTTTTTGTTGTATCGACTCCCAGTCCGAATCGTTGAAGCATATCTTCTCAGACGGTGATCTcgcacgattcctttgggcatTCTTTAGTGATGTGGTTGGGGTGGCACACCGAGGGACAGGGGTACGTGCCAGGCTGGCGGGTTGGTGGTGTATGTCGACACGTCACTCGCGGTTGGAGTCACTTCATACGGTGCTGCCTAGTATcatttgttggaatatttggcTGGTGCGGAATTTAGCCCACTTTGAAGGACGCTTTCTGCATAGGCAGACTATTTGTGATCGTATCATAGCGGATTTAGTCGAGCTAGTTGGAATGGGAGGGATGGGAGAGCCGGATAGCGGCCTCCTAAAAACGGTGTCCTAGTTTTTATTCTACTATATCTGGATGGCGGCCTCGATACTCCCATAGGCTGGTCTTTTGGGAACTGCCATTGGAGGGGACCTACAAGTTAAATACAGATGGGTGTTCATTAGGCAACCCGAGGCCTAGTAGAGGGGGTGGTGTCCTTCGGGACTCCGCTGGTGATTTAGTTTTTGGTTTTTCCATTTCCCTAGGGGGGATGTCAAGTTTGCAAGCTGAAACCAAGGCGTTGTTATAGGTGGGGGGCCCTCAGGTTACAGGTGGAGGTGGACTCTCTATTGCTAGTTAACATTCTGCGGGGCAAGTCGAGGTGCCCATGGCTAATTCGTTCTGATATAGAGACAATCCAGGCGTTGTTTGGATCGGCTTGGACGGTAGGTCACTGTTTTCAAGAGGCGAACCAGGTGGCGGACATTTTATCCAAGTTGGGGGCGCAGGGGTCTTCAAGGGTCACGTACTCCTCGCTGACGGAGTTGCCTCGTTCTGCCAGGGGGGCTTTGGGGTTGGATAAAGTAGGCTGCCCTTTTATTCGCATAAGGTTTGTGCGcaattgattgcatttgtaGGCATTCTTTCAGATTTTACTAATAACACTCGGGGGTGGCGTCCCTCCCCGTAAACGGGGTTAGCCACAAAAAAAAGTGTGAAGAAAATAGTATTTAGAATGATTTTTTGTTGAGAGAAGTGTATGTATAAATTCTCCAAAGAATTTCACTATTTATAAGCTACAAAACCTTAAGAAAAAGGGTTGAAAATGTGTAACGGTTTTTCCATATTAAATTGTAGTCAATTAGTAGAATTTGTAACCTAAAAAATTAATCCACATTTGAATGGATTATAAATCCAACTcccaaataaattattataactCCTTGTAATGAAACTCCCACAATTATAATTCAAATAACTtccaaataaattattataactCCTTGTAAagatttggtcaaggaaaaaattaagattttattaaaatacaccAACATTCCCccacttattttaataaaatttgagaAGAATAAAGATTTGGACAAAGTGAGAACATCATGCATAATGAAAGTGGCATTGCCTTGAAACCTTCATTTAGTGTTTCCATAATCTCCATATTAGAGTCAAAGTGGACTATAGCCTTGAAACTAAGACTACTTCAAGATACGTAAGATTATGTCACACACATGATATTCAAGATATTAATTAACAAGCTTCTTAAGCTAGCACATTACGGCCTTGTGCTTTATCCCAGATTCATGAGTGCTTTAGAGAATTAGCCAAATTCTCATAGGAAGCGGCCTTTACTTCCACACTCATATAGGTGAGTCTATCAAGAATACCCCTATGACTAAGGCATTCCACCCATAAAGGGCTATAGAACTCATTAAAAGATTTATATCAAATCTTAACCTTTCCTTCGTCATAGAATCACGAGCATGCTCTACACCATGGGAAGGGATTTAACAACTTTATAATATATGCATGCTTTTCACCCAAACCATTCTATGATTCGTTTGTCTCTGACCTAGTTCTTGGGATCTCCAGTCCTTAGGTAGTTGTATCCTCATAGATGGttccaattttaaattttagctTCAAGTCCCATTCCCCTTGATATGTATCATATCTTTGACTCAAGCTTGAGATTTTACACAATAAAATAGCAAAGATATGATATCcctgaatttattttaaaataatttctcCTAGTGGTTCTGATATATTGAACCAATCTTTCGTGAGAATATTTCTCATCCATTTATATTTGCCAAATAATATAGGCATATATTTGCTCACattcaatttttcaattttatctcaATGGGCAGTAATCTAGTAGTGCACTAGAAGCCATTCTCAAAATCTTCAtggttaattttgtttttgcaaaaaaataccaagaaaatattttgaatacTTTCACATCAGATCATACTTTTTAGTGAGTGCTAGTCTGCACAGCTCAAAATAAGAGTCAAAATAAATCCAAAAGTTATACTCATAAATTGAGTAATAAAATGATAtcacctttatttttttttcaccacTTCTATTACCATCGTGTTTCTAACACCTTGGCATTACGCATCATTTATTGGTCACCACTAATCTGCACACTCAAACCAAGGAATAAGAAACTTATAATATAATTCTCAAGATAATCTCACAATCAAATTTCAAAGTCTGTGTCAAGATGGTAAAATAAATGCATATAGCATTTAAAAGTCACGTTCTATATTAGCCATTGGATTTAGACACCCCCACTATTTATCATAACCAATCCATATCAAGTGCTTGGAGTACTGTTCAGTAGCTTTTAACTATCACCAAAATTAACAACCTCCCAAGtttaaactttttcaacaaACTAGAAGAAATTGTAAAATAGTACTTACTAATTTAAGACTAAAAATAGAGATAACAATTACAATTTTAGGCAACATTACCTTGTGCAAAATCACGGGGAGTATATGCCACAAAACAATctaataaaagatgaaatttatATTGATAACTAATAAAGCACCGTATATTTGCATATAGAATacatttgacattttttttttataaacacaTAGTGGTAAAGCATTAGCAAATGATTCATTCAATTCTGCAGATACTATTTAGATATTTATCTGCATAGTATTTCAAATTACACAGTTGTTCTTCAACGTGTCATAGTCATGCACTCAATTGAAGAATGCAATGTTATCATGTAATTACATACCCCCACTGTTTTTAATAATTATTCATTCAAGACTACTCATGGAGTTCATATGTTAAGATAGTACAAAAATAGTGTTCTAGGTACTCAaaatgatatacactcaaagtAGTACATAAGCATAAAAGCCATCTTATTGGGTACAAATCACACATTAACATCAACCAGAaacttgacttttttttttttttaaacacacacaTTCAGCAACTAAATAGCTGCAAAGTCATTCATATATTTTGAGATCATCATTGTTTAAAATGAGGCTGTCTACAGACTTGGAAATTGAACTTGACTCCAAGTTATACATGCATCGTGTTTAGTGTATCTCGACTGCAGTTGAATTCAAGTTGATGGCCAACTGGTTTACAATTGTTTGAACTATAATGTCATAAGACTTGTACTTTTGTATAGCAATGTTTTCTTTTGCAATCACGTTGAAAACCGAAACCAAGAAAATACTCATATACAAGTCTTTTAGGCATACTTCAAAACTATGAGATCGTACACATTAAAGTAATAAACTTTTAAATTTGAATGCAATTGGGCAATTATAAAATGCATTGCATTCTTTAGTCAATTACTTATTCTTAAAACCTCATCACTAGATTTCATGTGCATAGATAAACAGCACACATCTAAAATTACTTAGCAATTTCACAACCAGTTCAAAAACTTTGaatataaagttttttttttaaaaaaaataggagCAAGTAGAATGGGCATATATTTCGAATTATTTATAGGCGCGTACACAATATTGATACCAGACTCCAAAGTACATAAAATCAATGGATATTATCCTTTCTAGTCTGAGTCTATAATTATGACCATTCACATGAAATATCTTGTTTATTAAAGCTTGTCCCGATTATGTTATGCACCATTTAAAATTCTCATTGTCGGGATTATGTTAGTTTTATGATTTGATTATTTAGAAGCAAAATATGCAACGAGAGGCTTATCATCTTAAAATTGTTCATTCTAGACCAAATTAATCATATAAGTAATAGTAATTTCTTTGGTAAaaatttaacaaagaaattCACAAAATCTCATACCTCAATATTGCATtaataaatgcaaataatttgtacCATCAAAGTTATTTTGGCATGGGTTGATATGCGAACTAGATCTTAAAATTATTGGATGAACAGCTTCTGATCTTTAATCCGACTACCTTGAATTGACAGCTACTAAAAAGTTCGGTAGGGTTGAGGCGCGTTAAACGCTCTCTTTAAGACGATACGCGCCCTTACGGTATTTTTTAAACCGATGCAGAAGGTCTAGCGCGCCGCCTCCAGGATACAACAGCCCAACTCTATAGTTGTTGCTTCCCTTTGATCTGCACAACCAAGAGAAGCAGAAGCGTTCCAATATCTTACTTTGCCCAAAGAAAATAGAatgagggagaaagaaaaaagtgtGAAGAAAATAGTATTTAGAATGATTTTTTGTTGAGAGATGTGTATGTATAAATTCTCCAAAGAATTTCACTATTTATAAGCTACAAAACCTTAAGAAAAAGGGGTTGAAAATGTGTAACGGTTTTTCTATATTAAATTGTAGTCAATTAGTAGAATTTGTAACCTAAAAAATTAATCCACATTTGAATGGATTATAAATCCAACTcccaaataaattattataactCCTTGTAATGAAACTCCCACAATTATAATTCAAATAACTtccaaataaattattataactCGTAAagatttggtcaaggaaaaaattaagattttattaaaatacaccAACATATATAAATACTCTAAACATTTTCTAGTTCTTCTACAAAGAAGGTGATCAAATTGACTGAAGAACCTATATGTCACCTCCTGGCAACCTTTTTCCGCATGAGGAAGATCGATTTgtgatttgatttgtcaagttTGATCTATTGTTACATGAAGCCTTGATGTTACGAGAGGATCATTTGGAACCTTAGAAACACAGAGATAGATTCTACTATCTGATGTATAAGTCACGTAAAACTTACGTTGTTGGGAGCACTAAGATGTTGGAttccatttttaaaatttatgaaTCATGATGTTACAGGGGATCATTTGGAACCTtaaataagaagaaagaaaagagtgcGGCACTTGGTCAATAATAATGCTTCTAACTTCCCCTTCTTCTGTTTGTTTTAATTCCAGAAAAAGCAAAGACTTAAGCATATCTTTGTTTTCCAATGGAATGAACATCAGCATAATACTGTTTGATCCATCCTTCAATGATCTCAACCTCCAATTTCCTTTGAGCAACCAACCAGGACGGATCACTTTCTTTTGCTGCCAGTATGTCCAAGCAATGAGATCCTGCAAAAAAAATGATTTCGAAATGGCCATCACAAATCATTTAACGGAAGCCCACATACTACAGACACAAAGAAATGTGACTCGTATTTTTTAGTGTCATTAGCACTTATTTGGTTATGTTTGTGAGGGAAATAATCTTTCCAATTAAGAAGACTACTTGAGAAGATGCAAAAGGAAATAGAGGATCGAATTGAGTTTACTTAGAATGGAAAGAGCTTAAAAAACGAACCTTTAACTGTATAAATAGCAAGAAGGCTGCTGGATAAGTTCTCTCGTACTCTGCGATTAAGATGTTTAATGATTAATTAGCTTAAGAAGCCATAAGTAGTAATTTCAATATAATAAGCACACAGAATCaataaagaaggaaaaggaaaaatgtcTTATTCAATTACCCGCCACTACTATAAGGATCCTTCAAGCCATTGGAGAATATGATATTGCTTCCAAATCTTTGGAAAACCAATTTCATGTCCTACATTTGTTGGATTTACATATGAGGATCAACAATGGAAAAGTGAAAATGATATCAAAGACTAAGTTAGAAGTTTCTatttggaaaaatatgaagacaTGATAAAGAAAACAACCAAGAAAACATACATGGCCTCCATAATAAGTTGTGATCCAATGAGGTCGAGGTAAGACCCCATATGAACTTTTGCAGTTCTTAATGAAATCCGGTAGGTTGAAAGGTGATGGTGGGAACATCGTATCATTGCTGCCGCACCCAATAGGCATCACCATCTCGCTACAAgtctattgaaaaaaaaaaaaaaagaagccctTTTCAATTGAAATTTATTTCAAACTCAAGTACAACAATTAATTATCTTCCTAACATCATTAATCAGGTCCTGGCTTAgtgcaaataataataataagggaAACAAGAGACAGATTAGagatttggattgttattttttgaaaaaaaaattgacattttggtaaaaatattttttaattatctgtttatctcacatatattaaatcgGTATAATATATTTATCTATCAAAAAAATAGTAATCCAAAGGGGTCTTACTTGCCATTGCCATCCGATATTTGTTTCAGTGGACCTGGCATATTCCAACATATCATAGCATGACTCATCTTTCTTGTAAGAAACAACACCGGCAAAAGTGCGGCCAAGAATATCAGTTCCTTTGGGTGCTTTGTCTATTCCACTACACACCTCAGTGACGGGATACTTAGGCGGTGAGTTGTACTGAGCAGCCGATGAGAACATGGAATCCAAGTAATCCTTAAGCTGAGACGAACTATTCAAAGGCCTGAAATAAttaaaaggaaagataattcaCTATTAGTTGTGTTTTACTAGTTTGATCCTATATATGTAGGGTTGGGTACATAAAATAATGTACATGTGCAAAAGATTAAAGTTTAAGTAATCTGCTTTAATGAGTCTTAAAATCGTGTTAACTCTACCActcaaaagagaaaagaaaataaaaaaaatatagaattAATTAgacaacttatatacatacatataacCTAAGAAAATGGCTCTTAACTGGGGACCAAATTACCAAACTATCGACAGATATAATGTCAACTTCAAGCTGGTGAGGTGATTACTTGGactaaaataattaatacacGCGTGAGAAGTTTCTTTGGAATCATCGGACGTCATTATTAATACATAAATGTTCACGAATAAAGCAAATTAATAGTTCATATATGATAATGACTAGTATATTGACTTGACTTAAAAAAAATGACTAGCATATTGATTtgacgttaaaaaaaaaaaaagactagtaTATGGACTTGACTGTTTCTACTATACACACTAAATATCAGAACATCTTGATTGGTAACATGACCGAAAGCAAAGGGAGAGAGGAATTATTACGTGCAAGTCTTGAATCTTTTGCTGAGAATGGAGAGACCATTTGGTTTAGAAGCAACTTTGTCAATCTCAGACCATGATTGTCGTATAGTTCGGTAACAGTGCTCACTCTCCTCCTGTAATTTAACATAACAAAAATATTCTCAGAACTCTTTAACATATAATAATTCCAGTAATGATTCAAAAACATGAAACCATTAACAGCTCTTTCATTACTTTAAAGTCCTTGGTCACAGTGGAATAATAACCATTTTGGGGAgtgatgtcatcaaagtaaagaACGGGAGCTGATGATGCCAAAGCACCAAGTGCAATATGAGGATATTTGAGGCGAAACCACGAAGCTAGCACTGCCAAGTTGAAATATTTAGATACATCACCaccgaaaggaaaaaaaaaatgcatgaataaAAATATAGGATAAAGAAAAAACAACATGGAAAAGTACATACTTCCTCCGTATGATCCACCAACAACGATAATTGGAGAATTTTGAGCAGAAAATTTATGTTTTACATGCAATAAAACTTCTGCGTAATCAGCTAAAGCTTGAGCCGAGTTGAAATAACCACGAACGGTTTTACTTTTCATCACTTTTTCCATTGATCCAAGTGGTATAGATTTTCCATAAAACCTATgctgcaaaagaaaattaagaCCCCCGGAATACATTTAGTATTTACAAGTTTGTTAAGTATAGAGTATAAATCAAGAAAGAAGAATAAACGATGTTATGATAGTACTGTACCTCTATGTAGACAAGGAGAGCTTTAAACCGAGGGGCATTATCAGTAAGAAAACCAATAGCCTCTATATCTCCAGCCAATGGAGCTTCGGCGCCAAGATATGCCAAGATTGGAGAGTTCGACTTGGCACCACCCCAGAATTTTGAATTGATCACATaactttggttgaatttggtatAGCTTTGTGGATTATAATTGAAGTGGTCTAGTGTCTGTTCATAAAAGTATGATTGGAAATCTTCTGAAAGAGAAGCTTTAGTTAGAGTATCGTCAGGGTCTCGAAGATTTGTTCTCCGTATTGGACTGAGCCTTGGGATTTTGTGGGGGTGATCTACAGCTGATGAAATGGAAGTTGAGAAGCATAGGAAAAGAAGAGGGACAGGCAGCAATTGAGATAATAGCCTGCCAAG is drawn from Coffea arabica cultivar ET-39 chromosome 1c, Coffea Arabica ET-39 HiFi, whole genome shotgun sequence and contains these coding sequences:
- the LOC113720325 gene encoding uncharacterized protein, which translates into the protein MDFLGRLLSQLLPVPLLFLCFSTSISSAVDHPHKIPRLSPIRRTNLRDPDDTLTKASLSEDFQSYFYEQTLDHFNYNPQSYTKFNQSYVINSKFWGGAKSNSPILAYLGAEAPLAGDIEAIGFLTDNAPRFKALLVYIEHRFYGKSIPLGSMEKVMKSKTVRGYFNSAQALADYAEVLLHVKHKFSAQNSPIIVVGGSYGGMLASWFRLKYPHIALGALASSAPVLYFDDITPQNGYYSTVTKDFKEESEHCYRTIRQSWSEIDKVASKPNGLSILSKRFKTCTPLNSSSQLKDYLDSMFSSAAQYNSPPKYPVTEVCSGIDKAPKGTDILGRTFAGVVSYKKDESCYDMLEYARSTETNIGWQWQTCSEMVMPIGCGSNDTMFPPSPFNLPDFIKNCKSSYGVLPRPHWITTYYGGHDMKLVFQRFGSNIIFSNGLKDPYSSGGVRENLSSSLLAIYTVKGSHCLDILAAKESDPSWLVAQRKLEVEIIEGWIKQYYADVHSIGKQRYA